AGACCTCCGCGGCGCGCGTCTCGAGGACCCGGTCCCGCTCCTTCTTGCTCTGGCGGCGGAGCCGGTCGATCTTCCGCTTCTCCTGCTTCTTCGTGCTCTCGTCCTTCTCCCGGCGGCTGAAGACCTTGGTGTCGATGACGACGCCGTCCATGCCCGGAGGGGCCTTGAGCGAAGCATCGCGCACGTCGCCGGCCTTCTCGCCGAAGATGGCGCGCAGCAGGCGCTCTTCCGGCGTGAGGTCGGTCTCGCCCTTGGGCGTGACCTTGCCGACCAGGATGTCGCCCGCCTTCACGCGGGCCCCGATCCGCACGATCCCTTCCTCGTCGAGGTTCTTGACCGCCTCCTCGCTCACGTTCGGGATCTCGCGCGTGATCTCCTCGGCGCCGCGCTTGGTGTCGCGCACTTGCAGCTCGAACTCCTCGATGTGGATCGAGGTGAAGCGGTCGTCCTTGATCAGCCGCTCCGAGACGAGGATGGCGTCCTCGAAGTTGTAGCCGCCCCACGGCATGAACGCGACGAGCACGTTGGCGCCCAGCGCCAGCTCGCCGTTCCGCGTGGCCGCCCCGTCCGCGAGGAGCTGACCCTTCTTCACGCGGTCGCCCTCGCTCACGAGGGGCCGCTGGTTCAGGCAGGTGTCCTGGTTCGAGCGGCGGAACTTGGTCAGCCGGTAGGCGTCCACGCCCGCCAGCTCCGAGTAGTCCACCGTCCGCGCCTTGCCGTCCGGCTGGTCGTAGCGCACGAAGATCGTGTCGCCGCTGACCGCCTCGACCGTGCCCGGCCGCCGGGCGAGAATGAGCGCGCCCGAATCCTCCGCCACCTTCCCCTCGAGGCCGGTCCCGACGAAGGGCGGCTCGGTGAAGAGGAGCGGCACGGCCTGGCGCTGCATGTTCGAGCCCATGAGCGCGCGGTTGGCGTCATCGTGCTCGAGGAAGGGAATGAGCGCGGCGGCCGGAGACACGAGCTGAATCGGCGAGATGTCCATGTAGTCCACGTCCTTCGGCTCCATGAACGGGAACTCGCCGCGCTCGCGCACCGTCTGGGCGCTCTCCAGCTTGCCCGCCTCGTCCACCACGGCGTTCGCCTGCGCGATCTTGAACTGGTCCTCCATGTCCGCCGAAAGGAACTGGACCGTCTTCTTGTCGACGGAGCCGTTCTTCACGGGGCGGTAGGGCGTCTCGAGGAAGCCCAGCTCGTTCACGCGCGCATAGGTCGCGAGCGAGGAGATGAGCCCGATGTTCGGCCCTTCCGGCGTTTCGATCGGGCACATGCGCCCGTAGTGCGTGTAGTGCACGTCGCGGACCTCGAACCCCGCGCGGTCGCGCGTGAGGCCGCCCGGCCCGAGGGCCGAGAGGCGCCGCTTGTGCGTCAGCTCGGCGAGCGGGTTCGTCTGGTCCATGAACTGCGAGAGCTGGCTCGAGCCGAAGAAGCTCTGGATCACCGCGGAGATCGTCCGCGCGTTGATCAGGTCGTACGGCGTCACCTGGTCGGCGTCCTGGAGCGTCATGCGCTCCCGGATGATCCGCGCCATGCGCGCGAGGCCGACGTTGAACTGGTTCGCGAGGAGTTCGCCCACGGCGCGCACCCGGCGGTTGCCCAGATGGTCGATGTCGTCGGTGGTGACCACCAGCCCCTGGATCTCCGCGTTCAGCCGGAGAGCCCGGAGGTAGTTGATGATCACGAGGAAGTCCTCGGGACCGAGCGTGGTCTGGTTGTCGTCCGGAACGCCCAGGCCCAGCTTCTTCCGCTTCTCCTTGGGACCGAGGAGCAGGTCGTGCGGGAGCTTGCGGTTCAGCTTGTAGCGGCCGACCTTGGCCAGGTCGTAGCGCTTCGGGTTGAAGAAGAGCTTCTTCAAGATGTCGCGGGCCGTGTCGGCGCGCGGCGGCTCGCCCGGACGGAGCAGGTTGTAGATGCGCGTGAGCGCCTCTTCCTCCGTCTTGGTCGAATCCTTCTTCAGGGTGTTCCGGATGATGTCGGCTTCGTCACGGTGCGGGATCAGGAAGGCGCGCACCGTCGTGAAGCCGGCCTTGCGCAGCCCCTCGACGCGCTCCATCGTGATGATCTCGTTCGCCTCGAGGAGCACCTCGCCCGTCTTCTCGTCGACGACGTCCTCGGCGGCCACCTTGCCGAGCGCGTCCGGCTCCTTCTTGGAGCGTG
The genomic region above belongs to Candidatus Binatia bacterium and contains:
- the rpoB gene encoding DNA-directed RNA polymerase subunit beta, with translation MRGKERRSFSKIDRDWDLQIPNLLDVQLDSFRNFLQADTDPTKRKTEGLQEVFHSVFPISDPREFFSLEFVRYDLGEPKYSVEECQERDLTFSVPLKATLRLRVREETEEGRKDKSIIEQEVYLGELPIITDKGTFIINGAERVIVSQLHRSPGVFFDETVHPSGKKLYTARIIPYRGSWVEFSLDVNDIMYVHIDRKRKLPVTVLLKALGYVSDREILDLFYETEEEEIGGPRSKKEPDALGKVAAEDVVDEKTGEVLLEANEIITMERVEGLRKAGFTTVRAFLIPHRDEADIIRNTLKKDSTKTEEEALTRIYNLLRPGEPPRADTARDILKKLFFNPKRYDLAKVGRYKLNRKLPHDLLLGPKEKRKKLGLGVPDDNQTTLGPEDFLVIINYLRALRLNAEIQGLVVTTDDIDHLGNRRVRAVGELLANQFNVGLARMARIIRERMTLQDADQVTPYDLINARTISAVIQSFFGSSQLSQFMDQTNPLAELTHKRRLSALGPGGLTRDRAGFEVRDVHYTHYGRMCPIETPEGPNIGLISSLATYARVNELGFLETPYRPVKNGSVDKKTVQFLSADMEDQFKIAQANAVVDEAGKLESAQTVRERGEFPFMEPKDVDYMDISPIQLVSPAAALIPFLEHDDANRALMGSNMQRQAVPLLFTEPPFVGTGLEGKVAEDSGALILARRPGTVEAVSGDTIFVRYDQPDGKARTVDYSELAGVDAYRLTKFRRSNQDTCLNQRPLVSEGDRVKKGQLLADGAATRNGELALGANVLVAFMPWGGYNFEDAILVSERLIKDDRFTSIHIEEFELQVRDTKRGAEEITREIPNVSEEAVKNLDEEGIVRIGARVKAGDILVGKVTPKGETDLTPEERLLRAIFGEKAGDVRDASLKAPPGMDGVVIDTKVFSRREKDESTKKQEKRKIDRLRRQSKKERDRVLETRAAEVSKVLLGEYVNKWIEGDDEKALARSGKKIDEEFLEKANLDSIPYRTSITRDDQVNERFWGIMEGAMRALDRVEKNLEKEIEKVTRGDELPPGVVKLVKVYVAKKRKLSVGDKMAGRHGNKGVVAKILPEEDMPYLPDGTPVDMVLNPLGVPSRMNIGQILETHLGWAAHDLGTTVATPVFAGATVDEIKACLREANLPEDGKSVLYDGRSGESFDQRVTVGYIYMMKLSHLVDDKIHARSIGPYSLITQQPLGGKAQFGGQRFGEMEVWALEAYGSAHILQELLTAKSDDVTGRAKIYEAIVKGDASFTAGLPESFNVLIRELQSLCLDVELMKTKKKTIDVTPQPVLEEV